The Acidobacteriota bacterium genome has a window encoding:
- a CDS encoding YciI family protein, whose product MKYILLIYGDESGWESMSSEEMEKIYAEHTSYGEALDKAGAMRGGAELKPTSTATTVRFSGGKARTVDGPFAETREQLGGYYVIEVDNLEQAIEWAEKMPGMHEGAVEIRPLGAGA is encoded by the coding sequence ATGAAATACATCCTTCTGATCTACGGCGACGAGAGCGGCTGGGAATCGATGAGCAGCGAAGAGATGGAGAAGATCTACGCGGAGCACACGAGCTACGGCGAGGCGCTCGACAAGGCCGGGGCAATGCGCGGCGGTGCGGAGCTAAAGCCGACCTCGACCGCCACCACCGTCCGCTTCTCCGGCGGGAAAGCGCGCACGGTCGACGGCCCGTTCGCCGAGACCCGCGAGCAGCTCGGCGGCTACTACGTCATCGAGGTCGACAATCTGGAACAGGCGATCGAATGGGCGGAGAAGATGCCCGGCATGCATGAGGGCGCTGTGGAGATCCGCCCGCTCGGAGCGGGG
- a CDS encoding DUF1572 domain-containing protein → MPIESPVTTLAREYRRLKILAESALDQTTDAAFFAALAPEENSIAILVGHLSGNMHSRWSDFLTSDGEKPDRDRDSEFVLSDSDTRESLMRRWESGWRLLFEAIDPLVAADLEREVTIRGESLTVLQAALRQLTHYASHIGQIVLLAKHHAGPSWKTLSVPRGQSEEYNRKPPAYL, encoded by the coding sequence ATGCCGATCGAATCACCCGTCACGACACTCGCGCGCGAATACCGCCGGCTGAAGATCCTCGCTGAGAGCGCACTCGACCAGACGACGGATGCGGCGTTCTTCGCGGCGCTCGCTCCCGAGGAAAACAGCATCGCCATTCTCGTCGGGCATCTGTCCGGGAACATGCACTCGCGATGGAGCGACTTCCTCACGAGCGACGGGGAGAAACCTGACCGCGATCGTGACTCCGAGTTCGTCCTCTCCGATTCCGACACGCGGGAGTCGCTGATGAGGCGCTGGGAGAGCGGCTGGAGGCTCCTCTTCGAGGCGATCGACCCGCTCGTCGCCGCCGATCTCGAACGGGAGGTGACGATCCGGGGGGAATCGCTCACCGTTCTCCAGGCGGCCCTCCGCCAGCTGACTCACTACGCCTCTCACATCGGACAGATCGTTCTGCTCGCAAAACACCATGCCGGGCCGAGCTGGAAGACGCTCAGCGTCCCTCGAGGCCAGTCGGAAGAGTACAACCGCAAACCGCCCGCGTATCTCTGA
- a CDS encoding DUF3597 domain-containing protein, translating to MGLFGRIKDKIFGQSAEKPEDAGKAGPSRVQKRQGIDTPGTSGAAVSNIGPGASGGRVDVEKSLDEMAKKSSQELDWRHSIVDLMKLVGMDSSLSERRELADELGYDGDKGDTATMNIWLHKQVMKKLEENGGRVPREFLD from the coding sequence ATGGGACTATTCGGAAGGATCAAAGACAAGATATTCGGACAGTCGGCGGAAAAGCCGGAAGATGCCGGTAAGGCGGGGCCGTCGAGAGTTCAGAAGCGCCAGGGGATCGACACCCCTGGCACCAGCGGTGCGGCAGTTTCGAACATCGGGCCGGGCGCCTCGGGCGGCAGGGTCGACGTGGAGAAATCACTCGACGAGATGGCCAAAAAGAGCTCGCAGGAGCTCGACTGGCGCCATTCGATCGTCGACCTGATGAAGCTCGTCGGGATGGACAGCAGCCTCTCGGAGCGCCGCGAGCTCGCCGACGAGCTCGGGTACGACGGCGACAAGGGAGACACGGCAACGATGAACATCTGGCTTCACAAGCAGGTGATGAAGAAACTGGAGGAGAACGGCGGCCGGGTTCCTCGCGAGTTTCTCGATTGA
- a CDS encoding DUF421 domain-containing protein: MDWIFFNGWTGLLRTLIIGVLAYVSLLILLRIAGKRTLSKMNAFDFVVTIALGSTLATVILSKDVPLLEGALAFAVLIGMQFLITWSSVRTSWVRRVVTGEPHLLLYRGEVLDEPMRGTRITKDEILSAIRNAGLTSLDEVEAVVLETDGSFSVIRRSSDPGDETLEGVAMPDHLEQRLKH, encoded by the coding sequence TTGGACTGGATATTTTTCAACGGCTGGACGGGGCTGCTGCGGACTCTGATCATCGGAGTGCTCGCCTACGTGAGCCTTCTGATCCTCCTTCGCATCGCCGGCAAACGAACGCTGTCGAAGATGAACGCGTTCGATTTCGTCGTCACCATTGCTCTGGGCTCTACGCTCGCAACCGTCATTCTTTCGAAGGATGTTCCGCTGCTCGAGGGAGCGCTGGCCTTCGCGGTTCTGATCGGGATGCAGTTTCTGATCACGTGGAGCAGTGTTCGCACGAGCTGGGTGCGGCGGGTCGTGACCGGAGAGCCCCACCTCCTTCTGTACCGGGGTGAGGTCCTCGATGAACCGATGCGCGGCACGCGTATCACGAAGGACGAGATTTTGTCGGCGATTCGGAACGCGGGGCTGACTTCGCTCGATGAGGTCGAAGCAGTGGTGCTCGAAACGGACGGCTCGTTCAGCGTGATCCGCCGCAGCAGCGACCCCGGCGACGAGACCCTCGAGGGCGTCGCCATGCCCGATCACCTCGAACAACGGCTGAAGCACTGA
- a CDS encoding carbonic anhydrase, which produces MIPAHEALERLREGNRRFVGDAPAHDALDSETRRSELLEGQEPFAIILGCSDSRVPAELVFDQGLGDLFVIRVAGNIVAPSQVGSVEFAAEQFGTRLVVAMGHSMCGAIVATLEELERPTTGRSTNLASIVDRIRPSVEGLLETSLRNDREALIRQAVRANIRAAADHLRHGSPILEQLILSEGLVVVGAEYSLETGVVDFFDGV; this is translated from the coding sequence ATGATTCCTGCACACGAAGCGCTCGAGAGACTCCGGGAGGGCAATCGCCGCTTCGTCGGCGATGCCCCGGCCCATGATGCCCTCGACAGCGAGACCCGGAGAAGCGAGCTGCTGGAAGGGCAGGAGCCTTTCGCGATCATTCTCGGTTGTTCCGATTCGCGGGTACCGGCCGAGCTCGTCTTCGATCAGGGGCTGGGAGATCTCTTCGTAATCCGAGTCGCGGGAAACATCGTCGCGCCGTCGCAGGTGGGAAGCGTGGAGTTCGCAGCCGAGCAGTTCGGGACGCGTCTGGTCGTCGCAATGGGTCACTCGATGTGTGGCGCGATCGTGGCGACGCTCGAGGAGCTCGAGCGGCCGACGACGGGTCGTTCGACGAACCTCGCTTCGATCGTCGATCGAATCCGCCCGTCGGTCGAAGGCCTTCTGGAAACGTCGCTTCGCAACGATCGGGAGGCGCTGATCCGGCAGGCCGTCAGGGCCAACATTCGCGCGGCCGCCGACCATCTGCGCCACGGCTCTCCGATCCTCGAGCAGCTCATTCTCTCGGAGGGACTCGTCGTGGTCGGTGCCGAATACTCGCTCGAAACCGGCGTCGTGGATTTCTTCGACGGAGTGTGA
- a CDS encoding phosphoglucomutase/phosphomannomutase family protein, producing MKIEFGTDGWRAVIAEGFTFDSVKIVARAMGVAARAMDSPREVSSNLLVVGYDRRFLSREFALVVADELAASGFEVVLSNAATPSQTVSHAVRFKRAAGGVVVTASHNPAIYNGLKFKGWYGGSALPGIYDSIVSALGTSEDRAGGAVRETDILADYLAAIRARLDVELLEQSGIRILHDPIHGASAGLPGRAVPETDVTTVRGEVNPGFGGVNPEPIPSNLDASMETMRSGEFDLAICNDGDADRLGILDESGRFVTPHQILTLLALDLVRRKRKTGEIVKTFSTTRQIERLGRILDVPVVETAIGFKHVVDRMLTHDVLIGGEESGGVGFGDFIPERDGVLSGLMVGECVAANEKPLSTLIAEMEEEMGPSRYGRRDIRTTSEACAAVVESARSGELDGKFGRDFVAREEIDGVKLNYADGTWILFRRSGTEPLIRIYCESATQERVDECLEQAAELMR from the coding sequence ATGAAGATCGAATTCGGCACGGACGGCTGGCGCGCCGTCATCGCGGAGGGCTTTACATTCGACAGCGTGAAGATCGTCGCGCGTGCCATGGGCGTCGCGGCACGAGCCATGGATTCCCCTCGGGAGGTATCGAGCAACCTTCTCGTCGTCGGCTACGACCGTAGATTCCTCTCCCGGGAGTTTGCGCTCGTCGTCGCGGACGAGCTTGCGGCTTCGGGGTTCGAGGTTGTTCTGTCGAATGCGGCGACGCCGTCGCAAACGGTGTCGCACGCCGTTCGCTTCAAACGCGCGGCCGGTGGCGTCGTGGTGACCGCGAGCCACAATCCTGCGATCTACAACGGACTGAAGTTCAAGGGATGGTACGGAGGCTCGGCTCTTCCCGGGATCTATGATTCGATCGTCTCGGCTCTCGGGACATCGGAAGATCGCGCAGGCGGAGCGGTCCGGGAGACCGACATTCTGGCGGACTATCTCGCCGCGATCCGAGCCCGGCTCGACGTCGAGCTGCTCGAGCAATCGGGAATCCGGATTCTTCACGATCCGATCCATGGAGCTTCTGCCGGTCTGCCCGGAAGAGCCGTCCCCGAAACCGATGTGACGACAGTTCGTGGTGAAGTGAACCCGGGGTTCGGCGGCGTCAATCCCGAGCCGATTCCGAGCAACCTCGATGCTTCGATGGAAACGATGAGGTCGGGAGAGTTCGATCTCGCGATCTGCAACGACGGTGACGCGGACCGGCTCGGGATTCTCGACGAGAGCGGGCGGTTCGTCACACCTCACCAGATCCTCACCCTTCTCGCGCTCGACCTCGTCCGGCGGAAACGAAAGACCGGGGAGATCGTGAAGACCTTCTCGACGACCCGGCAGATCGAGCGGCTCGGCCGGATTCTCGACGTGCCAGTCGTAGAGACCGCGATCGGCTTCAAGCACGTCGTCGATCGGATGCTCACTCACGATGTCCTCATCGGGGGAGAGGAGAGTGGAGGCGTCGGGTTTGGCGACTTCATTCCCGAGCGTGATGGCGTCCTTTCCGGACTGATGGTGGGAGAATGCGTTGCGGCGAACGAAAAGCCGCTCTCCACCCTGATCGCGGAGATGGAGGAGGAGATGGGGCCGAGCCGCTACGGCCGGCGGGACATCAGAACGACCTCCGAGGCCTGCGCTGCTGTGGTCGAGAGCGCGCGAAGCGGGGAGCTCGACGGGAAATTCGGACGCGATTTCGTCGCGCGCGAAGAAATCGACGGGGTTAAGCTCAACTATGCCGACGGAACGTGGATTCTCTTCAGGCGGTCCGGCACCGAGCCGCTGATCCGCATCTACTGCGAGAGCGCGACTCAGGAGCGCGTCGACGAGTGCCTCGAGCAGGCCGCGGAGCTGATGCGCTGA
- a CDS encoding response regulator, whose product MSSHADRDMADCPNCILVAEDDPALRKLLISSLRREGYRLHEAKDGREALKEMRSGEAELLILDLMMPKVSGWEVLRRRAEDPDLQRIPVIVISAAKDSAVAEVLDRDICALLPKPFDLDALHSLVRSCLTHAHPPRLATS is encoded by the coding sequence ATGTCGAGTCACGCGGACAGGGACATGGCGGACTGCCCGAACTGCATTCTGGTTGCCGAGGACGATCCGGCGCTTCGAAAGCTGTTGATCAGCTCTCTGCGCCGCGAGGGGTATCGGCTGCATGAAGCGAAGGACGGTCGTGAAGCGCTGAAGGAGATGCGATCTGGTGAGGCGGAGCTCCTGATTCTCGATCTGATGATGCCCAAAGTATCGGGTTGGGAGGTTCTTCGTCGCCGGGCCGAGGATCCCGACTTGCAGCGGATCCCCGTGATCGTGATCAGCGCCGCGAAGGATTCTGCCGTCGCCGAAGTGCTCGATCGGGACATCTGTGCGCTCCTTCCCAAGCCGTTCGACCTCGATGCATTGCACTCCCTGGTGCGGAGCTGTCTG